A genomic segment from Sphingopyxis sp. DBS4 encodes:
- a CDS encoding AMP-binding protein, translating into MTGESFGAVLKRHAAATSDAVAVRYDEDSLTWRELDARSDGRAAQLLEAGVVRDDMVAIVLANGTAHHEWTFGAWKAGATPCILPSRLPAHELSAIVELAAPRVIIGSPRLPRIERRIIAADSPLPPETASILRAPASSWKAVASGGSTGRPKLIVDHGPPSLSAKIDQLIDFVSMPRGGTLLNPGPLYHNAPFLFSNLALVAGSQVVGMARFDPEKWLQIVERERVEWCFLVPTMMHRIWSLAPEIRKAYDLSSLTCVVHMAAACPVWLKHAWIDWLGGERILEGYAGTETPGTMITGTEWLRKPGSVGRVAPDTITIRNADGELCPPGKIGEIFFPAASAEGFHYIGAAPRLDDAGRMSLGDMGYVDVDDYLFLADRRTDMIIRGGANIYPAEVEAALDEHPAVVSAVVIGLPCEEFGHRVHAILEARPGVTLEIADVSAFVAERLAPYKRPESYEVVETPLRDDAGKVRRSALRDERLAWITARKPFQQ; encoded by the coding sequence GCGGCGACGTCGGATGCGGTCGCCGTACGGTATGACGAGGACAGCCTGACATGGCGTGAACTTGACGCGCGCTCGGACGGTCGAGCCGCGCAATTGCTGGAAGCGGGCGTCGTCCGCGACGATATGGTCGCGATCGTCCTTGCCAACGGTACCGCGCATCACGAATGGACGTTCGGCGCATGGAAGGCTGGCGCAACGCCCTGTATCCTTCCCTCTCGGTTACCTGCGCATGAGCTTTCCGCAATCGTCGAACTGGCCGCGCCGCGCGTCATCATCGGATCGCCGCGACTTCCCCGGATCGAGCGCAGAATAATTGCCGCCGATTCTCCCCTACCGCCGGAAACGGCCTCGATTTTGCGTGCCCCCGCATCCAGCTGGAAGGCCGTCGCCAGTGGGGGCTCGACCGGGCGGCCGAAGCTGATCGTCGATCATGGACCACCCAGCCTCTCGGCCAAGATCGACCAGCTGATCGATTTCGTCAGCATGCCGCGCGGCGGCACGCTCCTCAATCCGGGTCCCCTCTATCACAACGCGCCCTTTCTCTTCTCGAACCTCGCGCTCGTCGCGGGAAGCCAGGTGGTCGGGATGGCGCGGTTCGATCCCGAAAAATGGCTGCAGATCGTCGAACGCGAGCGGGTTGAATGGTGCTTTTTGGTCCCAACGATGATGCACCGCATCTGGTCGCTCGCGCCGGAGATCCGAAAGGCCTATGATCTGTCGTCGCTGACGTGCGTCGTTCATATGGCAGCCGCCTGTCCGGTTTGGCTCAAGCATGCCTGGATCGACTGGCTCGGCGGCGAGCGCATCCTCGAAGGTTATGCCGGGACCGAAACTCCAGGCACCATGATTACGGGAACCGAATGGCTGCGCAAGCCGGGGTCGGTCGGCCGTGTTGCGCCCGACACGATCACCATCCGGAACGCTGACGGCGAACTTTGCCCGCCCGGCAAGATCGGCGAGATTTTCTTTCCCGCCGCATCCGCCGAAGGCTTTCACTATATTGGCGCCGCACCCCGCCTCGACGATGCGGGGCGGATGTCGCTTGGCGATATGGGCTATGTCGACGTCGATGATTATTTGTTTCTCGCCGATCGGCGCACCGACATGATCATCCGCGGCGGCGCCAACATCTACCCCGCCGAGGTCGAGGCGGCGCTCGACGAACATCCCGCGGTTGTGAGCGCCGTCGTCATCGGCCTGCCGTGCGAAGAATTTGGTCACCGCGTCCACGCAATTCTCGAAGCCCGGCCCGGCGTGACACTCGAAATCGCGGATGTGTCTGCCTTTGTCGCGGAGCGGCTCGCGCCCTATAAGCGGCCCGAAAGCTATGAAGTGGTGGAGACCCCGCTGCGCGACGATGCCGGCAAGGTGCGACGCAGTGCTTTGCGTGATGAAAGGCTTGCCTGGATAACAGCTCGAAAGCCGTTCCAGCAATAA
- a CDS encoding site-specific integrase → MNELIQIGPISPLRQRLIDDMTMRRFSKETQRNYLRDVGRFATWLGRSPHTASAEDIRQFQIEQQQAGVPAPTMNSIVGALRFFFTHTLDRPDLARKLVRTRQVRKIPVVLTMAEVKRLLDATRSLKHQAALSVAYGAGLRVAEVSALKVSDIDSKRMLLRIEHGKGGRYRNAMLPEGLLLLLRDWWRAGRQQGILVPDGWLFPGQSTAAPISTRQLYRVVVEAAEAADIDKRVGPHTLRHSFATHLLEDGVDIRVIQALLGHAKLNTTAFYTQVATRTVRSIVSPLDRLALASPSEEAPDG, encoded by the coding sequence ATGAATGAACTTATCCAGATTGGCCCGATCAGCCCGCTGCGCCAGCGCCTGATCGACGATATGACCATGCGCCGCTTCTCGAAGGAGACGCAGCGTAACTATCTGCGCGACGTTGGGAGGTTCGCGACCTGGCTCGGGCGCTCGCCGCACACCGCAAGCGCCGAGGATATCCGGCAGTTCCAGATCGAGCAGCAACAAGCCGGCGTCCCGGCGCCGACCATGAACAGCATCGTCGGCGCGCTGAGGTTCTTCTTCACGCACACGCTCGACCGCCCCGACCTCGCGCGCAAGCTGGTCCGCACCAGGCAGGTACGCAAGATCCCGGTCGTCCTCACCATGGCCGAGGTGAAGCGCCTGCTCGATGCCACGCGCTCCTTGAAGCACCAGGCGGCGCTGTCGGTCGCTTACGGCGCGGGCTTGCGCGTCGCCGAGGTGTCGGCGCTCAAGGTCAGCGATATCGACAGCAAGCGGATGCTGCTCCGGATCGAGCACGGTAAAGGCGGGCGATACCGCAATGCCATGCTGCCCGAAGGGCTGCTCCTGCTACTGCGCGACTGGTGGCGCGCCGGGCGGCAACAGGGCATCCTCGTCCCCGACGGCTGGCTCTTTCCCGGACAGAGCACAGCGGCGCCGATCAGCACCCGCCAGCTCTACCGTGTCGTCGTCGAAGCCGCTGAAGCAGCAGACATCGACAAGCGCGTCGGACCGCATACGCTGCGCCACAGCTTCGCCACCCACTTGCTCGAGGACGGTGTCGATATCCGCGTCATCCAGGCGCTGCTCGGCCATGCCAAGCTAAACACCACCGCCTTCTACACCCAGGTTGCGACGAGGACCGTTCGCTCGATCGTCAGCCCGCTCGACAGGCTCGCGCTCGCATCGCCCAGCGAGGAAGCGCCCGACGGCTGA
- a CDS encoding IS91 family transposase, whose product MRASLEVADIFRAAGPTYRAAHAGHLSLHQLKIMSAIEHCRTAALGGHVEACTDCGHWRIAYNSCRNRHCPRCQGAAARSWLEAREADLLPVGYFHVVFTLPAEVAAIAFHNKAPLYDLLFKAAADTMLTIAADPKHLGARIGITAVLHTWGSALTHHPHIHMIVPGGGISRDGTRWISARPAFLLPVRVLGALFRRLFLTRLRALHDAGKLAFFGSLTHLGERRAFLRHLSPVRKKRWVVYAKPPFAGPEAVLAYLARYTHRVAISNSRLLRFDEEGVTFRYKDYRKAGAGRQQVMTLGADEFIRRFLLHALPRGFHRIRHYGLLASAHRKDHLERARRLLDVAPPPTDEPADDAEPRPTCPCCGGTMIIIEVFERRYQSRAPPPPSLAPGTPAP is encoded by the coding sequence ATGCGCGCCTCACTCGAGGTCGCCGACATCTTCCGCGCTGCCGGGCCAACCTACCGCGCCGCCCATGCCGGGCATCTGAGCCTGCACCAGCTCAAGATCATGTCGGCGATCGAACATTGCCGCACCGCCGCGCTCGGCGGGCATGTCGAGGCCTGCACCGACTGCGGGCACTGGCGGATCGCCTATAACAGCTGCCGCAACCGGCACTGCCCCAGGTGCCAGGGCGCTGCGGCGCGCAGTTGGCTCGAGGCGCGCGAGGCCGATCTGCTCCCAGTCGGCTATTTCCACGTCGTGTTCACCCTGCCTGCCGAGGTTGCCGCGATCGCCTTCCACAATAAGGCGCCCCTCTATGACCTGCTGTTCAAGGCCGCGGCCGATACGATGCTGACCATCGCCGCCGACCCGAAGCACCTCGGTGCCCGGATCGGCATCACCGCCGTCCTCCACACCTGGGGCTCGGCGCTCACCCATCATCCGCACATCCACATGATCGTGCCCGGCGGCGGCATCTCCCGCGATGGAACGCGCTGGATATCCGCACGCCCAGCCTTCCTGCTCCCGGTCCGCGTCCTTGGTGCCCTGTTCCGACGCTTGTTCCTAACCCGCCTTCGCGCGCTGCACGATGCCGGCAAGCTCGCCTTCTTTGGCAGCCTCACTCATCTTGGCGAACGACGTGCTTTCCTGCGGCACCTCTCTCCCGTCAGGAAGAAGCGCTGGGTCGTATATGCCAAGCCGCCGTTCGCTGGTCCCGAGGCCGTGCTCGCTTATCTCGCGCGCTACACCCACCGGGTCGCCATATCGAACAGTCGGCTCCTCCGGTTCGATGAGGAAGGCGTCACCTTCCGCTACAAGGATTACCGCAAGGCCGGCGCTGGACGGCAGCAGGTCATGACGCTCGGCGCCGACGAGTTCATCCGCCGCTTCCTCCTCCACGCCCTGCCGCGCGGGTTCCACCGCATCCGCCACTATGGCCTCCTCGCCAGCGCACACCGCAAGGATCATCTCGAACGCGCCCGCCGCCTGCTCGATGTCGCACCCCCACCGACCGACGAGCCCGCCGACGATGCAGAGCCCCGACCGACCTGCCCGTGCTGCGGCGGTACCATGATCATCATTGAGGTCTTCGAGCGCCGCTACCAGTCCCGCGCGCCGCCACCGCCATCCCTCGCACCCGGGACACCGGCGCCGTGA
- a CDS encoding DUF4189 domain-containing protein — MKMFATSRMRSIAAAVVAGVLYLVPGTASACPPGFEPNAAGTPGQECIPSTGQRGGDGGDYSQSGPVWETRWGAFAYDFATAIVGQGSKMPSKGKAKKAAIAACQSNGGKDCKVEFTYYNHCAAMTEGKTATGLYTRYYRSENRLDDAIAGALKGCADQGGSECQVIHTDCSRPQRVR; from the coding sequence ATGAAGATGTTTGCAACGTCCAGAATGCGATCCATTGCGGCCGCCGTCGTTGCCGGGGTTCTATACCTCGTGCCGGGGACAGCTTCTGCCTGTCCGCCGGGTTTCGAGCCCAATGCCGCCGGCACGCCCGGGCAGGAGTGTATTCCGTCAACCGGGCAGCGGGGAGGCGATGGCGGCGATTACTCCCAATCCGGGCCCGTCTGGGAAACCCGCTGGGGCGCCTTCGCCTATGACTTTGCGACCGCCATCGTCGGGCAGGGCAGCAAGATGCCGAGCAAGGGAAAGGCGAAGAAGGCGGCGATCGCCGCGTGCCAGTCGAACGGCGGGAAGGACTGCAAGGTCGAGTTTACCTATTACAATCACTGCGCGGCGATGACGGAAGGGAAGACCGCGACGGGGCTGTACACCCGCTATTACAGGTCGGAGAACCGGCTGGACGATGCGATCGCGGGCGCGCTGAAGGGGTGCGCCGATCAGGGCGGGTCGGAGTGCCAAGTGATCCATACCGATTGCAGCAGGCCGCAGCGAGTTCGGTAA
- a CDS encoding ABC transporter permease, producing MLRSILSSTRGQLARGGLYAVVTLAGLALALAAAIVTGLFVRQQHAYENFIPGYERIFRMTGTVAQPGQPERVSAVTPSILARALAARSDRIETIARIYQDDPVVRARADAPPIRAQGFVWADPAIFEVLPLASVSGQLASALAEPDTVAVSQDSARKLFGGAPPRGAAIEIVGADGAVRRLRVTAVFADLPARTHLDLQFVASGRGAASPLARADASPVPTINLPILTYVRGKPGTRAADLQPALDDVIRPFQAMAAASGTKVGGYALPIADIHFGPPDDSPHGKPSVDPAVVMAIGAVGALILLMASTSYVALMTARAGRRGVEVAVRKACGAAQGQLIAQFLGESLLVTLVALILGMGIVELALPAVNGLLGLSLAFDLTREPGLLLPLLAVWLVIGVASGLYPAFILSSLRPTAALGGGATGLSAPAWIGRTMVIIQFATLTGLLVAAITVYRQTDFAIDRALGTGRGAVLTIATQCRSGLAQAVRELPGVRRASCSAAGAFNLAPHGGVTAINREGQRFTPGFVEVDPYFFALAGLDPLAGRTFAPARDGSASRSEVVINQTAARHFGFASPQAAIGQPLGISLQVGPNPPTTPYTVIGVVRDASASVLEPAGELIYSARSPEWGVLAVETSPAALPDVRARLGWIWQAMGDSGPLEARLLSQIEADRYRTTIVQGRVIGACALVALVIAAMGLFALSAFSADRRRKEIGIRRAMGASPGEIVRLLLWQFLLPVLVACAVGLGAGYAVMRHWLEQFAARTELPVWLLAGVAGATVLVAILVSSAQIMAAARGRIVDALRYE from the coding sequence GTGCTGCGCAGCATTCTTTCCTCTACCCGCGGCCAGCTTGCGCGCGGCGGACTCTATGCGGTCGTGACGCTTGCGGGGCTGGCGCTGGCGCTTGCCGCCGCGATCGTCACCGGGCTGTTCGTGCGGCAGCAGCACGCCTATGAAAACTTCATTCCGGGATATGAACGCATTTTCCGGATGACGGGCACCGTCGCCCAGCCGGGACAGCCCGAGCGCGTATCGGCGGTGACGCCGTCGATCCTTGCGAGGGCGCTTGCGGCGCGAAGCGACCGGATCGAGACGATTGCCCGCATCTATCAGGACGATCCGGTCGTCCGCGCACGCGCCGATGCCCCGCCGATCCGCGCGCAGGGGTTCGTGTGGGCCGATCCCGCGATTTTCGAGGTCCTGCCGCTTGCGTCCGTCAGCGGGCAGCTGGCCAGCGCGCTCGCCGAGCCGGACACGGTGGCGGTGTCGCAAGACAGCGCGCGCAAGCTGTTCGGCGGGGCCCCGCCGCGCGGCGCGGCGATCGAGATCGTGGGCGCCGACGGCGCGGTCCGGCGTTTGCGGGTGACGGCGGTGTTCGCCGACCTGCCCGCGCGGACGCACCTCGATCTGCAATTCGTCGCTTCGGGTCGGGGCGCAGCGTCGCCGCTCGCGCGCGCCGATGCCAGCCCGGTGCCGACGATCAACCTGCCCATTCTGACCTATGTTCGCGGCAAACCGGGGACGCGCGCCGCCGACCTTCAGCCCGCGCTCGACGATGTCATTCGCCCGTTTCAGGCGATGGCGGCGGCCAGCGGCACGAAGGTCGGCGGCTATGCGCTGCCGATTGCCGACATCCACTTCGGGCCGCCCGACGACAGTCCGCACGGCAAGCCGAGCGTCGATCCGGCCGTTGTCATGGCGATCGGCGCGGTCGGGGCGCTGATCCTCCTTATGGCGTCGACAAGCTATGTCGCGTTGATGACCGCGCGCGCCGGCCGGCGCGGCGTCGAGGTCGCGGTGCGCAAGGCGTGCGGGGCGGCGCAGGGGCAGCTGATCGCCCAGTTCCTCGGCGAAAGCCTGCTCGTCACGCTTGTCGCGCTGATCCTTGGCATGGGAATCGTCGAGCTGGCGCTGCCTGCGGTGAATGGACTGCTCGGCCTGTCGCTCGCCTTCGACCTGACGCGCGAGCCGGGGTTGCTTCTGCCGCTGCTGGCCGTGTGGCTCGTGATCGGCGTGGCGTCGGGACTCTACCCGGCCTTCATCCTGTCGTCGCTCCGGCCGACGGCGGCGCTCGGCGGCGGAGCGACCGGCCTGTCGGCACCCGCGTGGATCGGCCGGACGATGGTGATTATCCAGTTCGCGACGCTGACGGGCCTGCTCGTCGCTGCGATCACGGTATACCGGCAGACCGATTTCGCGATCGATCGTGCGCTAGGCACCGGACGCGGGGCGGTGCTGACGATCGCGACGCAATGCCGGTCGGGGCTGGCGCAGGCGGTACGCGAGTTGCCCGGCGTGCGCCGTGCAAGCTGTTCGGCCGCGGGCGCCTTCAACCTTGCGCCGCACGGCGGGGTCACCGCGATCAACCGCGAAGGCCAGCGTTTCACCCCGGGCTTCGTCGAGGTTGATCCGTATTTCTTTGCGCTCGCCGGACTCGATCCGCTCGCTGGCCGGACCTTCGCACCCGCGCGCGATGGCAGCGCCAGCCGGAGCGAGGTCGTCATCAACCAGACCGCCGCGCGCCATTTCGGATTCGCATCGCCGCAGGCGGCGATCGGCCAGCCGCTAGGCATCTCGCTGCAGGTCGGACCCAATCCGCCGACGACGCCCTACACTGTCATCGGGGTGGTTCGCGATGCGTCGGCGAGCGTGCTCGAACCCGCGGGCGAACTCATATACAGCGCCAGGTCGCCCGAATGGGGCGTGCTCGCGGTCGAAACGAGCCCCGCGGCGCTCCCCGACGTGCGCGCGCGGCTGGGGTGGATTTGGCAGGCGATGGGCGATAGCGGGCCGCTCGAGGCGCGGCTGCTGTCGCAGATCGAGGCGGACCGGTACCGTACGACGATCGTGCAGGGGCGCGTGATCGGGGCCTGCGCGCTCGTCGCGCTCGTGATCGCCGCCATGGGGCTGTTCGCGCTGTCGGCCTTTTCCGCCGACCGCCGCCGCAAGGAGATCGGCATTCGCCGCGCGATGGGAGCCTCGCCGGGCGAGATCGTCCGTCTGCTGCTCTGGCAGTTCCTGCTTCCCGTGCTCGTCGCGTGCGCCGTGGGTCTCGGCGCCGGTTACGCGGTTATGCGCCACTGGCTCGAACAATTCGCGGCGCGGACCGAGCTGCCGGTCTGGCTGCTGGCCGGGGTGGCGGGCGCGACGGTCCTCGTCGCGATCCTTGTCAGTTCGGCGCAGATCATGGCGGCGGCGCGCGGGCGCATCGTCGATGCGCTCCGCTACGAATGA
- a CDS encoding ABC transporter ATP-binding protein, whose protein sequence is MLRVETISKNYETSEVRTHALSDVSLTVGEGEFVAIMGPSGCGKSTLLNILGLLDRPDGGRIELLGEDVSRASEHELTRLRRASIGFVFQSFNLVDELTVAQNVELGLLYRGTSARERRERVERTLDRVGMPHRARHLPKQLSGGQQQRVAVARALVSDPRLILADEPTGNLDTANGEAVMDLLQQAVGQGTSVVMVTHSLSQADRADRKIQLLDGRVVSQTQLGA, encoded by the coding sequence ATGTTGCGCGTGGAGACCATCTCGAAAAATTACGAGACCAGCGAGGTGCGCACGCATGCGCTGAGCGATGTGTCGCTGACCGTCGGCGAAGGCGAGTTCGTCGCCATCATGGGGCCTTCGGGTTGCGGAAAGTCGACGTTGCTCAACATCCTTGGGCTGCTCGACCGTCCCGACGGCGGGCGCATCGAATTGCTCGGCGAGGATGTGAGCCGCGCGAGCGAGCACGAGCTGACCCGCCTGCGCCGCGCCTCGATCGGTTTCGTGTTCCAGAGCTTCAATCTGGTAGACGAACTGACGGTGGCGCAGAATGTTGAGCTGGGGCTGCTCTACCGCGGGACGAGCGCGCGCGAACGGCGCGAACGTGTCGAGCGGACGCTCGACCGGGTCGGCATGCCGCATCGGGCCCGCCACCTGCCCAAACAGCTGTCGGGCGGTCAGCAGCAGCGCGTGGCGGTCGCGCGCGCGCTCGTGTCCGACCCGCGCCTGATCCTCGCCGACGAGCCGACCGGCAATCTCGACACCGCGAACGGCGAGGCGGTGATGGACCTGCTCCAGCAGGCGGTCGGACAGGGAACGAGCGTCGTGATGGTGACGCACTCGCTTTCGCAGGCCGACCGCGCCGATCGCAAGATCCAGCTGCTCGACGGCCGGGTCGTCAGCCAGACGCAGCTGGGTGCCTGA
- a CDS encoding efflux RND transporter periplasmic adaptor subunit: MDEPLRQNWLRRHRRGAALASGLMVAALALVIGVRQFATPSLSVPASEVTVARAERGLFRDMTSLQGQIEPRDIIYLDAAEGGRVRRLFVRSGDHVAEGQPLVEFTNTTLELDILSQEARLIESITQLQAYQQQLEQDRSDNAQALALTRYDRTRVDRDLRRSLPLAAKGFVPAKTIDSLKDEQRAVADRQAIQEARGRRQGRLSALQAPQIETQLATLGRSLAVTRAKLGDLTVRAPAAGRLSAFDVKLGENRNRGDRLGELALDTGFRVSARVDEYYLGRVRVGQRAEVDGRRAELAVSRIYPRVTGGSFRVDLDFVRGEPSGLVAGEAVRGRLSLGADRPALLLPAGAFLEASGGRWVFVLAPGGDRAERRSIRIGRRNAGEVEILAGLVPGDRVITSSYDGWNAYRRINLR; the protein is encoded by the coding sequence ATGGACGAACCCTTGCGGCAAAACTGGCTGCGGCGTCATCGCCGCGGAGCCGCGCTGGCGTCGGGACTGATGGTCGCCGCGCTGGCCCTTGTGATCGGCGTGCGCCAGTTCGCGACGCCGTCGCTGTCGGTGCCGGCGAGCGAGGTCACCGTCGCGCGCGCCGAGCGCGGCCTGTTTCGCGACATGACGAGCCTGCAGGGGCAGATCGAACCGCGCGATATCATCTATCTCGACGCCGCGGAGGGCGGGCGGGTACGCCGCCTGTTCGTCCGGTCGGGCGATCATGTCGCTGAAGGCCAGCCGCTGGTCGAGTTCACGAATACGACGCTTGAGCTCGATATTCTGTCGCAGGAAGCGCGACTGATCGAATCGATCACCCAGCTTCAGGCGTATCAGCAACAACTCGAGCAGGACCGCAGCGACAATGCGCAGGCGCTGGCGCTGACCCGCTACGACCGCACACGCGTCGATCGCGACCTCCGCCGCAGCCTGCCGCTCGCGGCCAAGGGTTTCGTTCCGGCAAAGACAATCGACAGCCTGAAAGACGAGCAGCGCGCTGTCGCCGACCGGCAGGCGATCCAGGAAGCGCGCGGACGGCGGCAGGGCCGGCTGAGCGCGCTGCAGGCGCCGCAGATCGAAACGCAGCTTGCAACGCTGGGCAGGAGCCTTGCGGTGACGCGCGCGAAACTGGGCGATCTGACGGTACGGGCGCCCGCGGCGGGCCGTCTGTCGGCGTTCGACGTCAAGCTCGGCGAGAATCGCAACCGCGGCGACCGGCTGGGCGAGCTGGCGCTCGACACCGGATTTCGCGTGTCCGCGCGCGTCGACGAATATTATCTGGGGCGCGTGCGCGTCGGGCAGCGCGCCGAGGTCGACGGGCGCCGCGCTGAACTGGCGGTGTCGCGTATCTATCCGCGGGTGACGGGCGGATCGTTCCGCGTCGACCTCGATTTCGTGCGCGGCGAACCGTCGGGCCTTGTCGCGGGCGAGGCCGTGCGCGGCCGGTTGTCGCTCGGCGCCGATCGCCCGGCGCTGCTGCTTCCGGCCGGCGCCTTTCTAGAGGCGTCGGGCGGCCGGTGGGTCTTTGTGCTGGCACCCGGGGGCGATCGTGCCGAACGCCGGTCGATCCGGATCGGGCGGCGCAATGCCGGTGAGGTCGAAATTCTGGCCGGGCTCGTGCCCGGCGACCGCGTGATCACGTCCAGCTATGACGGCTGGAACGCATATCGGCGCATCAACCTTCGATAG
- a CDS encoding response regulator transcription factor produces the protein MDSPQILLVEDDQAIAQAIGLALRGVAEVEHLTGPEALPDPGSFDEYAAILLDMNFRPEQRDGRAGLGAIDQLRIADPTLAIVVLTVFGGVTIAVEALKRGACDFLLKPWRNDRLVAAVGAAIELTARQRAGAAMSLEMIERHAIERAIERADGNISRAAAALGITRPTLYRRIEKHGL, from the coding sequence ATGGACAGCCCCCAAATCCTGCTGGTCGAAGACGATCAGGCTATCGCGCAGGCGATCGGCCTCGCGCTCCGCGGCGTCGCGGAGGTCGAGCATCTGACCGGCCCCGAAGCGCTTCCCGACCCGGGATCGTTCGACGAATATGCCGCGATCCTCCTCGACATGAACTTCCGCCCCGAACAGCGCGACGGCCGCGCCGGACTGGGCGCGATCGACCAGCTGCGCATCGCCGATCCGACGCTGGCGATCGTCGTGCTCACCGTGTTCGGCGGCGTCACGATCGCGGTCGAGGCCCTCAAGCGCGGCGCGTGCGATTTCCTGCTCAAGCCGTGGCGCAATGACCGGCTCGTCGCCGCCGTCGGCGCGGCGATCGAGCTCACCGCACGCCAGCGCGCCGGCGCGGCGATGAGCCTCGAGATGATCGAGCGCCACGCGATCGAACGCGCGATCGAGCGCGCCGACGGCAATATCAGCCGCGCCGCCGCGGCGCTCGGCATCACGCGCCCAACGCTCTACCGGCGCATCGAGAAACATGGGCTCTAG
- a CDS encoding PAS domain-containing sensor histidine kinase: protein MGSSDARGGRRHWSFAVGLAARGLAAGCSAAGGVALFLSGRPALALIAGAIAALAFLALVHAARRAERTMRELADQLAIAADDRPSALPSAFADLDAAIVRAVDAMRQREARHRAQAHGDEALLDTVPAALFLTDAAGSLLRTNRSARALARAAPARFADHPAFAAADADALLVGSPESGRLLRLTDGRSAHASVGLFELADGSRRRLIAVQPVAERLGAIETDAWHRLSRVLAHEMMNSLSPVISLAESLAALDPATPADRAQAAAAAATIARRAQHLMGFVERYRQCLAIPQPRREPVDLAAFGADMLALAQAFDARAALRIDGAAPGAVVAIDRELVEQALLNLLKNAIEAAADRSQPVVTLGWNIAGDMLCFTVEDNGPGLPPDAEDIFLPFYTTKADGGGIGLTIARQIAISHGGALTAEPLPAGTKLSMQLRM, encoded by the coding sequence ATGGGCTCTAGCGACGCGCGCGGCGGCCGGCGCCATTGGTCGTTCGCCGTCGGGCTCGCCGCGCGCGGGCTCGCCGCCGGGTGCTCCGCGGCGGGCGGCGTCGCGCTTTTCCTCTCGGGCCGCCCCGCGCTCGCGCTGATCGCCGGCGCCATCGCAGCGCTCGCCTTCCTCGCGCTCGTGCACGCCGCGCGTCGGGCCGAGCGGACGATGCGCGAGCTCGCCGACCAGCTCGCGATCGCGGCCGACGACCGCCCATCGGCCTTGCCCTCCGCGTTCGCCGATCTCGACGCCGCGATCGTCCGCGCGGTCGACGCGATGCGGCAGCGCGAGGCGCGGCACCGCGCGCAGGCGCACGGCGACGAAGCCCTGCTCGACACCGTCCCCGCCGCACTGTTCCTGACCGATGCTGCGGGAAGCCTGCTGCGCACCAACCGCTCCGCGCGCGCTCTAGCGCGCGCGGCGCCCGCGCGCTTCGCCGATCATCCGGCCTTTGCCGCCGCCGACGCCGACGCGCTGCTCGTCGGCAGCCCCGAATCGGGCCGCCTGTTGCGCCTGACCGACGGGCGCAGCGCGCACGCCTCGGTCGGGCTGTTCGAGCTGGCTGACGGATCGCGGCGGCGGCTGATCGCTGTGCAGCCCGTCGCCGAAAGGCTGGGGGCGATCGAAACCGACGCGTGGCACCGGCTGAGCCGTGTTCTCGCGCACGAGATGATGAATTCGCTGAGCCCCGTGATCTCGCTCGCCGAAAGCCTTGCCGCGCTCGATCCCGCCACCCCCGCCGATCGCGCCCAAGCCGCCGCGGCAGCCGCCACGATCGCGCGGCGCGCGCAGCATCTGATGGGTTTCGTCGAACGCTACCGCCAGTGCCTCGCGATCCCGCAGCCGCGCCGCGAGCCGGTCGATCTCGCCGCGTTCGGCGCCGACATGCTCGCGCTCGCGCAGGCGTTCGACGCGCGCGCCGCGCTGCGCATCGACGGTGCGGCGCCCGGCGCCGTCGTCGCGATCGACCGCGAACTCGTCGAACAGGCGCTGCTCAACTTACTCAAGAACGCCATTGAAGCCGCAGCGGACCGGTCGCAACCCGTAGTAACCCTCGGCTGGAACATCGCCGGCGACATGCTGTGCTTCACCGTCGAGGATAACGGCCCCGGCCTTCCCCCCGACGCCGAAGACATCTTCCTCCCCTTCTACACGACCAAAGCCGACGGCGGCGGGATCGGGCTTACGATCGCGCGCCAAATAGCGATCTCGCACGGCGGAGCGCTGACCGCCGAACCACTACCAGCTGGGACGAAGCTGTCGATGCAACTGCGGATGTGA